In a genomic window of Nocardiopsis mwathae:
- a CDS encoding AAA family ATPase — MADSDPEPAPDGARRARAESAAGEPTRLLRAAMQEVSTVIVGQEQMVERTMVALIARGHCLLEGVPGIAKTLAVSTLAKVTGGSFARVQFTPDLVPSDIVGTRIYHPSTERFDVELGPVFANFVLADEINRAPAKVQSSLLEVMAEKQVSLGGTTYPLPAPFVVIATQNPVESEGVYPLPEAQRDRFLMKVLVPHPRAHEEMEILRRMSTTPPEAHQVLDPVTLLELQADAERVHVHQLIADYVVRLVMATREPEEYGMGDLRRVLEIGASPRATLGLVAAARALALIRGRDYVLPDDVRLLARDIMAHRLVLTFDALADGVTTTQIVDRVLATVPPPRVIWDDPASGEPAAVAAR; from the coding sequence ATGGCGGACAGCGACCCCGAACCCGCCCCCGACGGCGCCCGCCGCGCCAGGGCGGAGAGCGCCGCCGGGGAACCGACCCGGCTGCTGCGCGCGGCCATGCAGGAGGTCTCCACCGTCATCGTCGGCCAGGAGCAGATGGTCGAGCGCACCATGGTCGCCCTGATCGCACGCGGGCACTGCCTGCTGGAGGGGGTGCCGGGTATCGCCAAGACGCTGGCGGTCTCCACCCTGGCCAAGGTGACCGGCGGGTCGTTCGCGCGCGTGCAGTTCACCCCCGACCTCGTTCCCTCCGACATCGTGGGCACCCGCATCTACCACCCCTCCACCGAGCGGTTCGACGTGGAGCTGGGGCCGGTGTTCGCCAACTTCGTGCTGGCCGACGAGATCAACCGCGCCCCCGCCAAGGTCCAGTCCTCGCTGCTGGAGGTCATGGCCGAGAAGCAGGTGTCGCTGGGGGGCACCACCTACCCGCTGCCCGCTCCGTTCGTGGTCATCGCCACCCAGAACCCGGTGGAGTCGGAGGGGGTGTACCCGCTGCCCGAGGCGCAGCGCGACCGGTTCCTGATGAAGGTCCTGGTGCCCCACCCGCGCGCGCACGAGGAGATGGAGATCCTGCGGCGGATGAGCACCACCCCGCCCGAGGCGCACCAGGTGCTCGACCCCGTCACCCTGCTGGAGCTGCAGGCCGACGCCGAGCGGGTCCACGTCCACCAGCTCATCGCCGACTACGTGGTGCGCCTCGTCATGGCCACCCGCGAGCCCGAGGAGTACGGCATGGGCGACCTGCGCCGGGTCCTGGAGATCGGCGCCAGCCCGCGCGCCACCCTGGGGCTGGTCGCCGCCGCGCGGGCGCTCGCGCTCATCCGCGGCCGCGACTACGTGCTGCCCGACGACGTGCGGTTGCTGGCCCGCGACATCATGGCGCACCGGCTGGTGCTGACCTTCGACGCCCTCGCCGACGGGGTGACCACCACCCAGATCGTCGACCGGGTCCTGGCCACGGTCCCCCCGCCACGGGTGATCTGGGACGACCCCGCCAGCGGCGAACCGGCCGCCGTGGCCGCCCGGTAG
- a CDS encoding DUF58 domain-containing protein — translation MRAHPPAPGLDPRLHDALRRLDLRVVRRLEGLLHGEHLGLRSGPGSEPAEARLYEPGEDDVRLMDWSVTARTTTPHVRDLVADRELESWTLLDLSASMDFGTGRAEKREIAIGALAAVNVLTQRVGDRFGAHFLHRGRVRRWPARSGKAALPALLATVAAAPRATPGTAGGAAFADAVDDLARTRGRRGLRVVISDFLDTPPEAGAPVPWERPLRRLAARHQVLAVEVVDPREIDLPDIGLVTMTDPESGRTREVHLSAKVRRDYRAAALAQRSAVRAGLRRCGVPHLVLRTDRDWVVDMARFVVEQRRTAHRLARHTPAVPR, via the coding sequence ATGCGCGCACACCCGCCGGCCCCCGGCCTGGACCCGCGGCTGCACGACGCGCTGCGGCGCCTGGACCTGCGGGTGGTGCGGCGGTTGGAAGGGCTGCTGCACGGCGAGCACCTGGGGCTGCGGTCGGGGCCCGGGAGCGAGCCCGCCGAGGCGCGGCTCTATGAGCCCGGCGAGGACGACGTGCGGCTCATGGACTGGTCGGTGACCGCCCGTACCACCACCCCGCATGTGCGCGACCTGGTCGCCGACCGGGAACTGGAGAGCTGGACCCTGCTGGACCTGTCGGCGAGCATGGACTTCGGCACCGGGCGGGCGGAGAAGCGCGAGATCGCCATCGGGGCGCTGGCCGCCGTCAATGTGCTGACCCAGCGGGTGGGCGACCGGTTCGGCGCGCATTTCCTGCACCGCGGCCGGGTGCGGCGCTGGCCGGCCCGCTCCGGAAAGGCCGCCCTGCCCGCCCTGCTGGCCACGGTGGCCGCCGCGCCGCGCGCCACGCCCGGCACCGCCGGTGGGGCCGCCTTCGCCGATGCCGTGGACGACCTCGCCCGCACCCGGGGACGGCGGGGCCTGCGCGTGGTCATCTCCGACTTCCTGGACACCCCGCCCGAGGCGGGCGCCCCGGTGCCCTGGGAGCGCCCCCTGCGCCGCCTGGCCGCCCGCCACCAGGTGCTGGCGGTGGAGGTCGTGGACCCCCGAGAGATCGACCTTCCCGACATAGGATTGGTCACCATGACCGACCCCGAGTCCGGGCGCACCCGGGAGGTCCACCTCAGCGCGAAGGTCCGGCGCGACTACCGTGCCGCGGCTCTGGCGCAGCGCTCCGCGGTCCGGGCCGGCCTGCGCCGGTGCGGTGTCCCCCACCTCGTGCTGCGCACCGACCGGGACTGGGTCGTGGACATGGCCCGGTTCGTCGTGGAGCAGCGGCGTACCGCCCACCGGCTCGCCCGGCATACCCCGGCGGTGCCGCGGTGA
- a CDS encoding VWA domain-containing protein — MTFLSAGWLWLLSALAVLIGVYVAVQYQRREYAVRFTNLALLDRVAPARPGWRRHVSAVLFCLTVATLILAMARPAMPVEVPRERATIIVAIDVSPSMAAADIEPDRITAAKEAARGFVGALPDRFNVGLVAFSATAGVVSSPTQDHQAIADSIEHLQMAPGTAIGEGVFTSLQAIGSFDEDAGQDPPPAAIVLLSDGENTSGRPIATAARAAAEAEVPVSTIAFGTGASIIEINGQPVEANIDKGALERLAQATDGHFYEAESGDELTGVYEDIGSSLGSETVHQEVVTWFVLAALLLAFATALASLLWFQRLP, encoded by the coding sequence GTGACCTTCCTTTCCGCCGGGTGGCTGTGGCTGCTGTCGGCTCTGGCCGTGCTGATCGGCGTTTACGTGGCGGTGCAGTACCAGCGCCGCGAGTATGCCGTGCGGTTCACCAACCTGGCCCTGCTGGACCGGGTGGCCCCGGCCCGCCCCGGGTGGCGGCGCCACGTCAGCGCGGTCCTGTTCTGCCTCACCGTGGCCACCCTCATCCTCGCGATGGCGCGCCCGGCCATGCCGGTGGAGGTTCCCCGCGAGCGCGCCACCATCATCGTCGCCATCGACGTCTCCCCCTCCATGGCCGCCGCCGACATCGAACCCGACCGCATCACCGCCGCCAAAGAGGCCGCCCGCGGGTTCGTGGGCGCTCTGCCCGACCGGTTCAACGTCGGACTGGTCGCGTTCTCCGCGACCGCCGGGGTCGTCTCTTCCCCCACCCAGGACCACCAGGCCATCGCCGACTCCATCGAGCACCTCCAGATGGCGCCGGGGACCGCCATCGGCGAGGGCGTGTTCACCTCGCTGCAGGCCATCGGCTCCTTCGACGAGGACGCCGGGCAGGACCCGCCGCCGGCCGCCATCGTGCTGCTCTCCGACGGTGAGAACACCAGCGGGCGGCCCATCGCCACCGCGGCCCGCGCCGCCGCCGAGGCCGAGGTGCCCGTGTCCACCATCGCCTTCGGCACCGGCGCCTCCATCATCGAGATCAACGGCCAGCCGGTCGAGGCCAACATCGACAAGGGCGCCCTGGAGCGGCTCGCCCAGGCCACCGACGGTCACTTCTACGAGGCGGAGTCCGGGGACGAGCTCACCGGGGTCTATGAGGACATCGGCTCCTCGCTGGGGTCGGAGACCGTGCACCAGGAGGTCGTCACCTGGTTCGTGCTCGCCGCGCTGCTGCTCGCCTTCGCCACCGCACTCGCGTCCCTCCTGTGGTTCCAGCGTCTTCCCTGA